A genomic window from Fibrobacterota bacterium includes:
- a CDS encoding flotillin family protein produces MSQLMVFLVVIGVVFFLGLAVLVLKCYRKPEQGKALVRNGFGGSKVAFSGILVLPVLHRIEEMDISVKRVEIHRAGKEGLICKDNLRADIKVAFFVRVNKTPEDVLKVAQSLGCVRGSSPEALVELFDAKFSEALKTVGKQFNFVDLYNSRESFKHEILKIIGTDLNGYVLDDAAIDYLEQTSLELLNPQNILDSEGIKKITELTAQQLILANHIQRDKEKTITRQNVEAREAVLELEKQLAEKEARQKREVDVIQVREQAETSRIREEERLRVQAVTIRTDEEIAVATENKDRQILVARRNKERTDAVECERVEKDRLLEANERERVVSLAQIEKEKSLEEEKRKIQDVIRSRVVVQRAVVEEEEKIKDTKVFAEAERVRKTAVIEAEKAAQVQATKEVQAAKASRDSAALLSEQRLIEAESELASSDKLAEAKRRLAEGQKSELSVEGMAEAMVSEAKSQALEKQGAAEASVLERRAAAEAKGMADKAASLQIQGEMEADILEKKALAEARGIAEKAGSMKLLDMATRDHEEFRLRLEKEKTVDLASLEMQKEIAKSQAEIVQQGLKSARIEIIGGESVFFDKLLGAITQGKAIDRVVQGSNVLSEVKDTFFKPDGKPFKDKLAGFVEQFGIQAEDLRNLTVSGLLLKMIAKTDDASLQETLKGLLQQAEGARVANQPVQKLI; encoded by the coding sequence ATGAGCCAACTGATGGTGTTCCTTGTCGTGATCGGGGTGGTGTTCTTTCTCGGGTTGGCCGTGCTGGTCCTCAAGTGCTACCGCAAACCCGAGCAGGGCAAGGCGCTGGTGCGCAACGGATTCGGCGGATCCAAGGTCGCCTTCTCCGGGATCCTCGTGCTGCCCGTGCTGCATCGCATCGAGGAAATGGACATCTCCGTCAAGCGCGTGGAGATCCATCGCGCCGGCAAGGAGGGGTTGATCTGCAAGGACAACCTGCGCGCCGACATCAAGGTGGCGTTCTTCGTGCGGGTCAACAAGACTCCGGAGGACGTTCTCAAGGTGGCCCAGTCCCTGGGTTGCGTGCGCGGCTCCAGCCCGGAAGCGTTGGTGGAATTGTTCGACGCCAAGTTTTCCGAAGCGCTCAAGACCGTCGGCAAGCAGTTCAATTTCGTGGATCTCTACAATTCGCGCGAATCGTTCAAGCACGAGATCCTGAAGATCATCGGCACCGACCTCAATGGATACGTCCTGGACGACGCGGCGATCGACTACCTGGAGCAGACTTCGCTGGAGCTGCTCAATCCCCAGAACATCCTGGATTCGGAAGGCATCAAGAAGATCACCGAACTCACCGCCCAGCAACTGATCCTGGCCAACCACATCCAGCGCGACAAGGAAAAGACCATCACCCGCCAGAACGTGGAGGCCCGCGAGGCGGTGTTGGAGCTGGAAAAGCAGCTGGCCGAAAAGGAAGCGCGCCAAAAGCGCGAAGTCGATGTGATCCAGGTGCGGGAACAGGCCGAAACCTCCCGGATCCGCGAGGAGGAGCGCTTGCGCGTCCAGGCGGTGACCATCCGCACGGACGAGGAGATCGCCGTGGCCACCGAGAACAAGGATCGACAGATTCTGGTGGCTCGGCGCAACAAGGAGCGCACCGACGCGGTGGAATGCGAGCGGGTGGAGAAGGATCGGCTGTTGGAGGCCAACGAACGCGAGCGCGTGGTTTCCCTGGCCCAGATCGAGAAGGAAAAATCCCTGGAAGAGGAGAAACGCAAGATCCAGGACGTGATCCGTTCGCGGGTCGTGGTGCAGCGTGCCGTGGTGGAGGAAGAAGAGAAGATCAAGGACACCAAGGTGTTCGCCGAAGCCGAGCGCGTGCGCAAGACGGCGGTCATCGAGGCCGAGAAGGCCGCCCAGGTGCAGGCCACCAAGGAAGTGCAAGCCGCCAAGGCCTCTCGCGACAGCGCCGCCCTCCTTTCCGAGCAGAGGCTGATCGAGGCCGAATCCGAGCTCGCTTCTTCGGACAAGCTCGCCGAGGCCAAGCGCCGGCTCGCTGAAGGACAGAAATCGGAGCTTTCCGTGGAGGGCATGGCCGAAGCGATGGTCAGCGAGGCCAAGAGCCAGGCGCTGGAGAAGCAGGGCGCTGCCGAAGCTTCCGTCCTGGAGCGCAGGGCCGCCGCCGAAGCCAAGGGAATGGCCGACAAGGCCGCTTCCCTGCAGATCCAAGGCGAAATGGAAGCCGACATCCTGGAGAAGAAGGCCCTCGCCGAGGCTCGCGGCATCGCCGAGAAGGCCGGGTCCATGAAGCTTCTGGACATGGCCACGCGCGACCACGAGGAATTCCGGTTGCGTCTGGAAAAGGAAAAGACCGTCGATCTGGCCTCGCTGGAGATGCAGAAGGAAATCGCCAAATCCCAGGCGGAAATTGTCCAGCAAGGACTCAAGTCGGCCCGCATCGAGATCATCGGCGGCGAAAGCGTGTTCTTCGACAAGCTTCTGGGTGCCATCACCCAGGGCAAGGCGATTGATCGTGTCGTGCAGGGCAGCAACGTGCTTTCCGAAGTCAAGGACACGTTCTTCAAGCCCGACGGGAAGCCGTTCAAGGACAAGCTCGCCGGGTTTGTGGAACAGTTCGGGATCCAGGCGGAAGATCTGCGCAACCTGACGGTTTCCGGGCTTCTCCTGAAAATGATCGCCAAGACCGACGATGCGTCCCTCCAGGAGACGCTCAAGGGGTTGTTGCAACAGGCCGAAGGAGCCCGGGTCGCCAACCAGCCCGTCCAGAAGCTGATCTGA
- a CDS encoding DUF4349 domain-containing protein — translation MKIASAWFLTALGFVLVGCNEAPKAEAMADSVPGEMAKEAYPASSPAAMAPQASVVVSAKVEAGPRAFVRSADLRFRCRSVMQATDRIERIVADNGGYVELNDLRSQIRDRREKLFGNDSVVAILSVDVWNHMQLRVPNDRLDTVLAAIAPLVAFLDHRTIRAQNVGLELRRADREKKRMEKASARVQNLTENPGKVRDLAELEQEALRREERADAAVDRSEGLREQVELSSVQIALYQHAETRMDTLQRPMEETWQEPFSKHVSRALLAGWTSFLGLVLWVVAHWLQWAILTAAVVVFLRWRRRKKSVE, via the coding sequence ATGAAGATCGCGTCCGCATGGTTTTTGACTGCACTGGGTTTCGTGCTCGTTGGATGCAACGAGGCCCCCAAGGCCGAGGCCATGGCCGATTCCGTACCTGGCGAAATGGCGAAGGAGGCCTATCCCGCCTCCTCCCCTGCCGCCATGGCACCCCAGGCGTCGGTGGTGGTTTCTGCCAAGGTGGAAGCGGGCCCCCGCGCCTTCGTACGTAGCGCGGATCTGCGCTTCCGGTGCCGTTCGGTGATGCAGGCGACCGACCGCATCGAACGGATCGTGGCCGACAACGGAGGCTACGTGGAGCTCAACGACCTGCGCAGCCAGATCCGCGATCGCCGCGAAAAGTTGTTCGGGAACGATTCGGTGGTGGCCATTCTCAGCGTGGACGTGTGGAACCACATGCAGCTTCGCGTTCCCAACGATCGGCTGGATACCGTGCTGGCGGCGATCGCTCCGTTGGTGGCGTTTCTGGATCACCGCACCATCCGAGCCCAGAACGTGGGCCTGGAGCTGCGCCGTGCCGATCGCGAGAAAAAGCGCATGGAGAAGGCTTCCGCGCGTGTACAGAATCTGACCGAAAATCCCGGCAAGGTCCGGGATCTCGCGGAACTGGAACAGGAAGCCCTGCGGCGGGAGGAGCGCGCGGACGCCGCGGTGGATCGCTCCGAAGGCTTGCGCGAGCAGGTGGAACTCAGTTCGGTGCAAATCGCCCTCTACCAGCACGCTGAAACCCGCATGGACACCCTCCAGCGCCCCATGGAGGAAACCTGGCAGGAACCCTTCTCCAAGCACGTTTCCCGCGCCTTGTTGGCGGGTTGGACCAGCTTTCTGGGACTGGTTCTCTGGGTGGTCGCCCATTGGCTGCAATGGGCGATCCTGACCGCGGCCGTTGTGGTCTTCCTGCGCTGGAGGCGCAGGAAGAAGTCTGTGGAATGA